Proteins co-encoded in one Ictalurus furcatus strain D&B chromosome 9, Billie_1.0, whole genome shotgun sequence genomic window:
- the LOC128612714 gene encoding uncharacterized protein LOC128612714 isoform X5 — protein sequence MSEGVVGRGVFGSMVLPSRPEVAACPEQDESINKASWEPPAGTYGHSVSGSHVDCDDSPEPDEATERVKLSKIARDKMRQHWLEQQEAQPTPRMRQSLRHVTSEVTSDEAASLQDEIIPVTLKKDSNKQVELRPFSRPELALTQSFSLLNSDDWEKKIEGLMFLRCLARYHSDVLNSRLHEVCLAVIQEKRVKLSKIAMDKMRQHWLEQQEAQPTPRMRQSLRHVTSEVTSDEAASLQDERPVTLKKDSNEQVELRPFSRPELALTQSFSLLNSDDWEKKIEGLMFLCRLARYHSDVLNSRLHEVCLALIQEVRNQRSRVSQIAMVTLGELYSGLQKGMDQELEATAKVLLHKTGKINAFIRQHADAALGSMVQNCTPTRSMNALLAGGLGVSPDLCPEFPGIGSRLPCDPGHLNAAVRRCTAQHLTTLVEKIGTGRLLSGTKNLTDRILPAVSKLAQDSSPETRYFGRQMLLFLSSHRDFDKMVEKYIPLKDLATVRDTVVTLKTKFIKKDPNKQVELRPFSRPELALTQSFRLLNSDDWEKKIEGLMFLRRLAQYHPDVLNSRLHEVCLAVIQEVRNLRSRVSRIAMVTLGELYSGLQKGMDQELEATAKVLLHKTGKINAFIRQHADAALGSMMQNCTPTRSMNALLAGGLGHLNAAVRKCTAQHLTTLVEKIGTGRLLSGTKNLTDRLLPAVSKLVQDSSPETRYFGRQMLLFLSSHRDFDKMVEKYIPPKDLATVRDTVVTLKTKFIKKDPNEQVELQPFSRPELALTQSFRLLNSDDWEKKIEGLMFLRCLAQYHPDVLNSRLHVVCLAVIQEVRNQRSGVSRIAMVTLGELYSGLQKGMDQELEATAKVLLHKTGKINAFIRQHADAALGNMVQNCTPTRSMNALLAGGLGHLNAAVRKCTAQHLTTLVEKIGTGRLLSGVKNLTDRILPAVSKLAQDSSPETRYFGRQMLLFLSSHRDFDKMVEKYIPPKDLATVRDTVVTLKTKFIKKDPNKQVELQPFSRPELALTHSFRLLNSDDWEKKIEGLMFLRCLARYHADVLNSRLHEVCLAVIQEVRNQRSGVSRIAMVTLGELYSGLQKGMDQELEATAKVLLHKRGKINAFIRQHADAALDSMVQNCTPTRSMNALLAGGLGHLDAAVRKCTAQHLTTLVEKIGTGRLLSDAKDLTDRILPAVSKLVQDSSPETRYFGRQMLLFLSSHRDFDKMVEKYIPPKDLATVRDTVVTLKTKIECH from the exons ATGAAATCATACCTGTTACCTTAAAGAAGGATTCCAACAAGCAGGTGGAGTTGCGGCCATTCTCCAGACCGGAGCTTGCCCTCACTCAGAGCTTCAGTCTGCTTAACTCGGATGACTG ggagaaaaaaatcGAGGGGCTCATGTTCCTGCGCTGTTTGGCACGGTATCACTCTGACGTGCTTAATAGTAGGCTTCATGAAGTCTGCCTTGCTGTCATTCAAGAG AAGAGGGTGAAGCTGTCCAAGATTGCAATGGATAAGATGCGCCAACATTGGTTAGAACAGCAAGAAGCCCAGCCTACACCGCGAATGAGGCAGAGCCTTAGACATGTAACATCTGAAGTGACCTCAGATGAAGCAGCATCTCTGCAAG ATGAAAGACCTGTTACCCTAAAGAAGGATTCCAACGAGCAGGTGGAGTTGCGGCCATTCTCCAGACCGGAGCTTGCCCTCACTCAGAGCTTCAGTCTGCTTAACTCGGATGACTG ggagaaaaaaatcGAGGGGCTCATGTTCCTGTGCCGTTTGGCACGGTATCACTCTGATGTGCTTAATAGCAGGCTTCATGAAGTCTGCCTTGCTCTCATTCAAGAG GTTCGTAACCAGCGCTCCAGAGTGTCCCAAATCGCCATGGTGACTTTAGGAGAGCTATACTCTGGCCTGCAGAAGGGAATGGACCAGGAGCTGGAAGCAACAGCCAAAGTTCTGTTACACAAAACAGGAAAGATCAATGCGTTCATTAGGCAGCACGCAGATGCCGCGCTGGGCAGCATGGTGCAGAACTGCACACCTACACGCAGCATGAACGCCCTGCTTGCTGGAGGACTCGG ggtgtcccccgacttgtgccccgagttccctgggataggctccaggctcccctgcgaccctgg TCACTTGAACGCAGCCGTAAGGAGGTGCACCGCTCAGCACTTGACTACTCTGGTCGAGAAGATCGGCACCGGGCGGTTATTGTCTGGTACGAAAAATCTCACGGACCGAATCTTACCCGCTGTCTCCAAGCTGGCGCAAGACTCTTCACCTGAAACCAG ATATTTTGGCCGGCAAATGCTGCTGTTCTTGTCTTCTCACCGAGACTTTGATAAAATGGTGGAAAAGTACATTCCTCTCAAAGACCTGGCAACCGTCAGGGACACCGTCGTCACTCTGAAGACTAAG tttataaaGAAGGATCCCAACAAGCAGGTGGAGTTGCGGCCATTCTCCAGACCGGAGCTTGCCCTCACTCAGAGCTTCAGACTACTTAACTCGGATGACTG ggagaaaaaaatcGAGGGGCTCATGTTCCTGCGCCGTTTGGCACAGTATCACCCTGACGTGCTTAATAGTAGGCTTCATGAAGTCTGCCTTGCTGTCATTCAAGAG GTTCGTAACCTGCGCTCCAGAGTGTCCCGCATCGCCATGGTGACTTTAGGAGAGCTATACTCTGGCCTGCAGAAGGGAATGGACCAGGAGCTGGAAGCAACAGCCAAAGTTCTGTTACACAAAACAGGAAAGATCAATGCGTTCATTAGGCAGCACGCAGATGCTGCGCTGGGCAGCATGATGCAGAACTGCACACCTACACGCAGCATGAACGCCCTGCTTGCTGGAGGACTCGG TCACTTGAACGCAGCCGTAAGGAAGTGCACCGCTCAGCACTTGACTACTCTGGTCGAGAAGATCGGCACCGGGCGGTTATTGTCTGGTACGAAAAATCTCACGGACCGACTCTTACCCGCTGTCTCCAAGCTGGTGCAAGACTCTTCACCTGAAACCAG ATATTTTGGCCGGCAAATGCTGCTGTTCTTGTCTTCTCACCGAGACTTTGATAAAATGGTGGAAAAGTACATTCCTCCCAAAGACCTGGCAACCGTCAGGGACACCGTCGTCACTCTGAAGACTAAG tttataaaGAAGGATCCCAACGAGCAGGTGGAGTTGCAGCCATTCTCCAGACCGGAGCTTGCCCTCACTCAGAGCTTCAGACTACTTAACTCGGATGACTG ggagaaaaaaatcGAGGGGCTCATGTTCCTGCGCTGTTTGGCACAGTATCACCCTGACGTGCTTAATAGTAGGCTTCATGTAGTCTGCCTTGCTGTCATTCAAGAG GTTCGTAACCAGCGCTCCGGAGTGTCCCGCATCGCCATGGTAACTTTAGGAGAGCTATACTCTGGCCTGCAGAAGGGAATGGACCAGGAGCTGGAAGCAACAGCCAAAGTTCTGTTACACAAAACAGGAAAGATCAATGCGTTCATTAGGCAGCACGCAGATGCCGCGCTGGGCAACATGGTGCAGAACTGCACACCTACACGCAGCATGAACGCCCTGCTTGCTGGAGGACTCGG TCACTTGAACGCAGCCGTAAGGAAGTGCACTGCTCAGCACTTGACTACTCTGGTCGAGAAGATCGGCACCGGGCGCTTATTGTCTGGCGTGAAAAATCTCACCGACCGAATCTTACCCGCTGTCTCCAAGCTGGCGCAAGACTCTTCACCTGAAACCAG ATATTTTGGCCGGCAAATGCTGCTGTTCTTGTCTTCTCACCGAGACTTTGATAAAATGGTGGAAAAGTACATTCCTCCCAAAGACCTGGCAACCGTCAGGGACACCGTCGTCACTCTGAAGACTAAG tttataaaGAAGGATCCCAACAAGCAGGTGGAGTTGCAGCCATTCTCCAGACCGGAGCTTGCCCTCACTCATAGCTTCAGACTGCTTAACTCGGATGACTG ggagaaaaaaatcGAGGGGCTCATGTTCCTGCGCTGTTTGGCACGGTATCACGCAGACGTGCTTAATAGTAGGCTTCATGAAGTCTGCCTTGCTGTCATTCAAGAG GTTCGTAACCAGCGCTCCGGAGTGTCCCGCATCGCCATGGTGACTTTAGGAGAGCTATACTCTGGCCTGCAGAAGGGAATGGACCAGGAGCTGGAAGCAACAGCCAAAGTTCTGTTACACAAAAGAGGAAAGATCAATGCGTTCATTAGGCAGCATGCAGATGCCGCGCTGGACAGCATGGTGCAGAACTGCACACCTACACGCAGCATGAACGCCCTGCTTGCTGGAGGACTCGG TCACTTGGACGCAGCCGTAAGGAAGTGCACCGCTCAGCACTTGACTACTCTGGTCGAGAAGATCGGCACCGGGCGGTTATTGTCTGACGCAAAAGATCTCACGGACCGAATCTTACCCGCTGTCTCCAAGCTGGTGCAAGACTCTTCACCTGAAACCAG ATATTTTGGCCGGCAAATGCTGTTGTTCTTGTCTTCTCACCGAGACTTTGATAAAATGGTGGAAAAGTACATTCCTCCCAAAGACCTGGCAACCGTCAGGGACACCGTCGTCACTCTGAAGACTAAG ATTGAATGTCACTGA
- the LOC128612714 gene encoding uncharacterized protein LOC128612714 isoform X1, protein MSEGVVGRGVFGSMVLPSRPEVAACPEQDESINKASWEPPAGTYGHSVSGSHVDCDDSPEPDEATERVKLSKIARDKMRQHWLEQQEAQPTPRMRQSLRHVTSEVTSDEAASLQDEIIPVTLKKDSNKQVELRPFSRPELALTQSFSLLNSDDWEKKIEGLMFLRCLARYHSDVLNSRLHEVCLAVIQEKRVKLSKIAMDKMRQHWLEQQEAQPTPRMRQSLRHVTSEVTSDEAASLQDERPVTLKKDSNEQVELRPFSRPELALTQSFSLLNSDDWEKKIEGLMFLCRLARYHSDVLNSRLHEVCLALIQEVRNQRSRVSQIAMVTLGELYSGLQKGMDQELEATAKVLLHKTGKINAFIRQHADAALGSMVQNCTPTRSMNALLAGGLGVSPDLCPEFPGIGSRLPCDPGHLNAAVRRCTAQHLTTLVEKIGTGRLLSGTKNLTDRILPAVSKLAQDSSPETRYFGRQMLLFLSSHRDFDKMVEKYIPLKDLATVRDTVVTLKTKFIKKDPNKQVELRPFSRPELALTQSFRLLNSDDWEKKIEGLMFLRRLAQYHPDVLNSRLHEVCLAVIQEVRNLRSRVSRIAMVTLGELYSGLQKGMDQELEATAKVLLHKTGKINAFIRQHADAALGSMMQNCTPTRSMNALLAGGLGHLNAAVRKCTAQHLTTLVEKIGTGRLLSGTKNLTDRLLPAVSKLVQDSSPETRYFGRQMLLFLSSHRDFDKMVEKYIPPKDLATVRDTVVTLKTKFIKKDPNEQVELQPFSRPELALTQSFRLLNSDDWEKKIEGLMFLRCLAQYHPDVLNSRLHVVCLAVIQEVRNQRSGVSRIAMVTLGELYSGLQKGMDQELEATAKVLLHKTGKINAFIRQHADAALGNMVQNCTPTRSMNALLAGGLGHLNAAVRKCTAQHLTTLVEKIGTGRLLSGVKNLTDRILPAVSKLAQDSSPETRYFGRQMLLFLSSHRDFDKMVEKYIPPKDLATVRDTVVTLKTKFIKKDPNKQVELQPFSRPELALTHSFRLLNSDDWEKKIEGLMFLRCLARYHADVLNSRLHEVCLAVIQEVRNQRSGVSRIAMVTLGELYSGLQKGMDQELEATAKVLLHKRGKINAFIRQHADAALDSMVQNCTPTRSMNALLAGGLGHLDAAVRKCTAQHLTTLVEKIGTGRLLSDAKDLTDRILPAVSKLVQDSSPETRYFGRQMLLFLSSHRDFDKMVEKYIPPKDLATVRDTVVTLKTKVQEAKREYGNVRELREVENKMCSCILDQWLQCIQEGTLLLIMCCLKTHGGWCKNILD, encoded by the exons ATGAAATCATACCTGTTACCTTAAAGAAGGATTCCAACAAGCAGGTGGAGTTGCGGCCATTCTCCAGACCGGAGCTTGCCCTCACTCAGAGCTTCAGTCTGCTTAACTCGGATGACTG ggagaaaaaaatcGAGGGGCTCATGTTCCTGCGCTGTTTGGCACGGTATCACTCTGACGTGCTTAATAGTAGGCTTCATGAAGTCTGCCTTGCTGTCATTCAAGAG AAGAGGGTGAAGCTGTCCAAGATTGCAATGGATAAGATGCGCCAACATTGGTTAGAACAGCAAGAAGCCCAGCCTACACCGCGAATGAGGCAGAGCCTTAGACATGTAACATCTGAAGTGACCTCAGATGAAGCAGCATCTCTGCAAG ATGAAAGACCTGTTACCCTAAAGAAGGATTCCAACGAGCAGGTGGAGTTGCGGCCATTCTCCAGACCGGAGCTTGCCCTCACTCAGAGCTTCAGTCTGCTTAACTCGGATGACTG ggagaaaaaaatcGAGGGGCTCATGTTCCTGTGCCGTTTGGCACGGTATCACTCTGATGTGCTTAATAGCAGGCTTCATGAAGTCTGCCTTGCTCTCATTCAAGAG GTTCGTAACCAGCGCTCCAGAGTGTCCCAAATCGCCATGGTGACTTTAGGAGAGCTATACTCTGGCCTGCAGAAGGGAATGGACCAGGAGCTGGAAGCAACAGCCAAAGTTCTGTTACACAAAACAGGAAAGATCAATGCGTTCATTAGGCAGCACGCAGATGCCGCGCTGGGCAGCATGGTGCAGAACTGCACACCTACACGCAGCATGAACGCCCTGCTTGCTGGAGGACTCGG ggtgtcccccgacttgtgccccgagttccctgggataggctccaggctcccctgcgaccctgg TCACTTGAACGCAGCCGTAAGGAGGTGCACCGCTCAGCACTTGACTACTCTGGTCGAGAAGATCGGCACCGGGCGGTTATTGTCTGGTACGAAAAATCTCACGGACCGAATCTTACCCGCTGTCTCCAAGCTGGCGCAAGACTCTTCACCTGAAACCAG ATATTTTGGCCGGCAAATGCTGCTGTTCTTGTCTTCTCACCGAGACTTTGATAAAATGGTGGAAAAGTACATTCCTCTCAAAGACCTGGCAACCGTCAGGGACACCGTCGTCACTCTGAAGACTAAG tttataaaGAAGGATCCCAACAAGCAGGTGGAGTTGCGGCCATTCTCCAGACCGGAGCTTGCCCTCACTCAGAGCTTCAGACTACTTAACTCGGATGACTG ggagaaaaaaatcGAGGGGCTCATGTTCCTGCGCCGTTTGGCACAGTATCACCCTGACGTGCTTAATAGTAGGCTTCATGAAGTCTGCCTTGCTGTCATTCAAGAG GTTCGTAACCTGCGCTCCAGAGTGTCCCGCATCGCCATGGTGACTTTAGGAGAGCTATACTCTGGCCTGCAGAAGGGAATGGACCAGGAGCTGGAAGCAACAGCCAAAGTTCTGTTACACAAAACAGGAAAGATCAATGCGTTCATTAGGCAGCACGCAGATGCTGCGCTGGGCAGCATGATGCAGAACTGCACACCTACACGCAGCATGAACGCCCTGCTTGCTGGAGGACTCGG TCACTTGAACGCAGCCGTAAGGAAGTGCACCGCTCAGCACTTGACTACTCTGGTCGAGAAGATCGGCACCGGGCGGTTATTGTCTGGTACGAAAAATCTCACGGACCGACTCTTACCCGCTGTCTCCAAGCTGGTGCAAGACTCTTCACCTGAAACCAG ATATTTTGGCCGGCAAATGCTGCTGTTCTTGTCTTCTCACCGAGACTTTGATAAAATGGTGGAAAAGTACATTCCTCCCAAAGACCTGGCAACCGTCAGGGACACCGTCGTCACTCTGAAGACTAAG tttataaaGAAGGATCCCAACGAGCAGGTGGAGTTGCAGCCATTCTCCAGACCGGAGCTTGCCCTCACTCAGAGCTTCAGACTACTTAACTCGGATGACTG ggagaaaaaaatcGAGGGGCTCATGTTCCTGCGCTGTTTGGCACAGTATCACCCTGACGTGCTTAATAGTAGGCTTCATGTAGTCTGCCTTGCTGTCATTCAAGAG GTTCGTAACCAGCGCTCCGGAGTGTCCCGCATCGCCATGGTAACTTTAGGAGAGCTATACTCTGGCCTGCAGAAGGGAATGGACCAGGAGCTGGAAGCAACAGCCAAAGTTCTGTTACACAAAACAGGAAAGATCAATGCGTTCATTAGGCAGCACGCAGATGCCGCGCTGGGCAACATGGTGCAGAACTGCACACCTACACGCAGCATGAACGCCCTGCTTGCTGGAGGACTCGG TCACTTGAACGCAGCCGTAAGGAAGTGCACTGCTCAGCACTTGACTACTCTGGTCGAGAAGATCGGCACCGGGCGCTTATTGTCTGGCGTGAAAAATCTCACCGACCGAATCTTACCCGCTGTCTCCAAGCTGGCGCAAGACTCTTCACCTGAAACCAG ATATTTTGGCCGGCAAATGCTGCTGTTCTTGTCTTCTCACCGAGACTTTGATAAAATGGTGGAAAAGTACATTCCTCCCAAAGACCTGGCAACCGTCAGGGACACCGTCGTCACTCTGAAGACTAAG tttataaaGAAGGATCCCAACAAGCAGGTGGAGTTGCAGCCATTCTCCAGACCGGAGCTTGCCCTCACTCATAGCTTCAGACTGCTTAACTCGGATGACTG ggagaaaaaaatcGAGGGGCTCATGTTCCTGCGCTGTTTGGCACGGTATCACGCAGACGTGCTTAATAGTAGGCTTCATGAAGTCTGCCTTGCTGTCATTCAAGAG GTTCGTAACCAGCGCTCCGGAGTGTCCCGCATCGCCATGGTGACTTTAGGAGAGCTATACTCTGGCCTGCAGAAGGGAATGGACCAGGAGCTGGAAGCAACAGCCAAAGTTCTGTTACACAAAAGAGGAAAGATCAATGCGTTCATTAGGCAGCATGCAGATGCCGCGCTGGACAGCATGGTGCAGAACTGCACACCTACACGCAGCATGAACGCCCTGCTTGCTGGAGGACTCGG TCACTTGGACGCAGCCGTAAGGAAGTGCACCGCTCAGCACTTGACTACTCTGGTCGAGAAGATCGGCACCGGGCGGTTATTGTCTGACGCAAAAGATCTCACGGACCGAATCTTACCCGCTGTCTCCAAGCTGGTGCAAGACTCTTCACCTGAAACCAG ATATTTTGGCCGGCAAATGCTGTTGTTCTTGTCTTCTCACCGAGACTTTGATAAAATGGTGGAAAAGTACATTCCTCCCAAAGACCTGGCAACCGTCAGGGACACCGTCGTCACTCTGAAGACTAAG GTACAGGAAGCCAAGAGGGAATACGGCAATGTAAGAGAACTCAGGGAGGTTGAAAACAAGATGtgtagctgcattctggatcagtggTTGCAGTG TATTCAAGAGGGGACATTACTGCTCATTATGTGCTGCCTCAAAACCCACGGGGGGTggtgcaaaaacattttgg ATTGA
- the LOC128612714 gene encoding uncharacterized protein LOC128612714 isoform X8, giving the protein MFLRCLARYHSDVLNSRLHEVCLAVIQEKRVKLSKIAMDKMRQHWLEQQEAQPTPRMRQSLRHVTSEVTSDEAASLQDERPVTLKKDSNEQVELRPFSRPELALTQSFSLLNSDDWEKKIEGLMFLCRLARYHSDVLNSRLHEVCLALIQEVRNQRSRVSQIAMVTLGELYSGLQKGMDQELEATAKVLLHKTGKINAFIRQHADAALGSMVQNCTPTRSMNALLAGGLGVSPDLCPEFPGIGSRLPCDPGHLNAAVRRCTAQHLTTLVEKIGTGRLLSGTKNLTDRILPAVSKLAQDSSPETRYFGRQMLLFLSSHRDFDKMVEKYIPLKDLATVRDTVVTLKTKFIKKDPNKQVELRPFSRPELALTQSFRLLNSDDWEKKIEGLMFLRRLAQYHPDVLNSRLHEVCLAVIQEVRNLRSRVSRIAMVTLGELYSGLQKGMDQELEATAKVLLHKTGKINAFIRQHADAALGSMMQNCTPTRSMNALLAGGLGHLNAAVRKCTAQHLTTLVEKIGTGRLLSGTKNLTDRLLPAVSKLVQDSSPETRYFGRQMLLFLSSHRDFDKMVEKYIPPKDLATVRDTVVTLKTKFIKKDPNEQVELQPFSRPELALTQSFRLLNSDDWEKKIEGLMFLRCLAQYHPDVLNSRLHVVCLAVIQEVRNQRSGVSRIAMVTLGELYSGLQKGMDQELEATAKVLLHKTGKINAFIRQHADAALGNMVQNCTPTRSMNALLAGGLGHLNAAVRKCTAQHLTTLVEKIGTGRLLSGVKNLTDRILPAVSKLAQDSSPETRYFGRQMLLFLSSHRDFDKMVEKYIPPKDLATVRDTVVTLKTKFIKKDPNKQVELQPFSRPELALTHSFRLLNSDDWEKKIEGLMFLRCLARYHADVLNSRLHEVCLAVIQEVRNQRSGVSRIAMVTLGELYSGLQKGMDQELEATAKVLLHKRGKINAFIRQHADAALDSMVQNCTPTRSMNALLAGGLGHLDAAVRKCTAQHLTTLVEKIGTGRLLSDAKDLTDRILPAVSKLVQDSSPETRYFGRQMLLFLSSHRDFDKMVEKYIPPKDLATVRDTVVTLKTKVQEAKREYGNVRELREVENKMCSCILDQWLQCIQEGTLLLIMCCLKTHGGWCKNILD; this is encoded by the exons ATGTTCCTGCGCTGTTTGGCACGGTATCACTCTGACGTGCTTAATAGTAGGCTTCATGAAGTCTGCCTTGCTGTCATTCAAGAG AAGAGGGTGAAGCTGTCCAAGATTGCAATGGATAAGATGCGCCAACATTGGTTAGAACAGCAAGAAGCCCAGCCTACACCGCGAATGAGGCAGAGCCTTAGACATGTAACATCTGAAGTGACCTCAGATGAAGCAGCATCTCTGCAAG ATGAAAGACCTGTTACCCTAAAGAAGGATTCCAACGAGCAGGTGGAGTTGCGGCCATTCTCCAGACCGGAGCTTGCCCTCACTCAGAGCTTCAGTCTGCTTAACTCGGATGACTG ggagaaaaaaatcGAGGGGCTCATGTTCCTGTGCCGTTTGGCACGGTATCACTCTGATGTGCTTAATAGCAGGCTTCATGAAGTCTGCCTTGCTCTCATTCAAGAG GTTCGTAACCAGCGCTCCAGAGTGTCCCAAATCGCCATGGTGACTTTAGGAGAGCTATACTCTGGCCTGCAGAAGGGAATGGACCAGGAGCTGGAAGCAACAGCCAAAGTTCTGTTACACAAAACAGGAAAGATCAATGCGTTCATTAGGCAGCACGCAGATGCCGCGCTGGGCAGCATGGTGCAGAACTGCACACCTACACGCAGCATGAACGCCCTGCTTGCTGGAGGACTCGG ggtgtcccccgacttgtgccccgagttccctgggataggctccaggctcccctgcgaccctgg TCACTTGAACGCAGCCGTAAGGAGGTGCACCGCTCAGCACTTGACTACTCTGGTCGAGAAGATCGGCACCGGGCGGTTATTGTCTGGTACGAAAAATCTCACGGACCGAATCTTACCCGCTGTCTCCAAGCTGGCGCAAGACTCTTCACCTGAAACCAG ATATTTTGGCCGGCAAATGCTGCTGTTCTTGTCTTCTCACCGAGACTTTGATAAAATGGTGGAAAAGTACATTCCTCTCAAAGACCTGGCAACCGTCAGGGACACCGTCGTCACTCTGAAGACTAAG tttataaaGAAGGATCCCAACAAGCAGGTGGAGTTGCGGCCATTCTCCAGACCGGAGCTTGCCCTCACTCAGAGCTTCAGACTACTTAACTCGGATGACTG ggagaaaaaaatcGAGGGGCTCATGTTCCTGCGCCGTTTGGCACAGTATCACCCTGACGTGCTTAATAGTAGGCTTCATGAAGTCTGCCTTGCTGTCATTCAAGAG GTTCGTAACCTGCGCTCCAGAGTGTCCCGCATCGCCATGGTGACTTTAGGAGAGCTATACTCTGGCCTGCAGAAGGGAATGGACCAGGAGCTGGAAGCAACAGCCAAAGTTCTGTTACACAAAACAGGAAAGATCAATGCGTTCATTAGGCAGCACGCAGATGCTGCGCTGGGCAGCATGATGCAGAACTGCACACCTACACGCAGCATGAACGCCCTGCTTGCTGGAGGACTCGG TCACTTGAACGCAGCCGTAAGGAAGTGCACCGCTCAGCACTTGACTACTCTGGTCGAGAAGATCGGCACCGGGCGGTTATTGTCTGGTACGAAAAATCTCACGGACCGACTCTTACCCGCTGTCTCCAAGCTGGTGCAAGACTCTTCACCTGAAACCAG ATATTTTGGCCGGCAAATGCTGCTGTTCTTGTCTTCTCACCGAGACTTTGATAAAATGGTGGAAAAGTACATTCCTCCCAAAGACCTGGCAACCGTCAGGGACACCGTCGTCACTCTGAAGACTAAG tttataaaGAAGGATCCCAACGAGCAGGTGGAGTTGCAGCCATTCTCCAGACCGGAGCTTGCCCTCACTCAGAGCTTCAGACTACTTAACTCGGATGACTG ggagaaaaaaatcGAGGGGCTCATGTTCCTGCGCTGTTTGGCACAGTATCACCCTGACGTGCTTAATAGTAGGCTTCATGTAGTCTGCCTTGCTGTCATTCAAGAG GTTCGTAACCAGCGCTCCGGAGTGTCCCGCATCGCCATGGTAACTTTAGGAGAGCTATACTCTGGCCTGCAGAAGGGAATGGACCAGGAGCTGGAAGCAACAGCCAAAGTTCTGTTACACAAAACAGGAAAGATCAATGCGTTCATTAGGCAGCACGCAGATGCCGCGCTGGGCAACATGGTGCAGAACTGCACACCTACACGCAGCATGAACGCCCTGCTTGCTGGAGGACTCGG TCACTTGAACGCAGCCGTAAGGAAGTGCACTGCTCAGCACTTGACTACTCTGGTCGAGAAGATCGGCACCGGGCGCTTATTGTCTGGCGTGAAAAATCTCACCGACCGAATCTTACCCGCTGTCTCCAAGCTGGCGCAAGACTCTTCACCTGAAACCAG ATATTTTGGCCGGCAAATGCTGCTGTTCTTGTCTTCTCACCGAGACTTTGATAAAATGGTGGAAAAGTACATTCCTCCCAAAGACCTGGCAACCGTCAGGGACACCGTCGTCACTCTGAAGACTAAG tttataaaGAAGGATCCCAACAAGCAGGTGGAGTTGCAGCCATTCTCCAGACCGGAGCTTGCCCTCACTCATAGCTTCAGACTGCTTAACTCGGATGACTG ggagaaaaaaatcGAGGGGCTCATGTTCCTGCGCTGTTTGGCACGGTATCACGCAGACGTGCTTAATAGTAGGCTTCATGAAGTCTGCCTTGCTGTCATTCAAGAG GTTCGTAACCAGCGCTCCGGAGTGTCCCGCATCGCCATGGTGACTTTAGGAGAGCTATACTCTGGCCTGCAGAAGGGAATGGACCAGGAGCTGGAAGCAACAGCCAAAGTTCTGTTACACAAAAGAGGAAAGATCAATGCGTTCATTAGGCAGCATGCAGATGCCGCGCTGGACAGCATGGTGCAGAACTGCACACCTACACGCAGCATGAACGCCCTGCTTGCTGGAGGACTCGG TCACTTGGACGCAGCCGTAAGGAAGTGCACCGCTCAGCACTTGACTACTCTGGTCGAGAAGATCGGCACCGGGCGGTTATTGTCTGACGCAAAAGATCTCACGGACCGAATCTTACCCGCTGTCTCCAAGCTGGTGCAAGACTCTTCACCTGAAACCAG ATATTTTGGCCGGCAAATGCTGTTGTTCTTGTCTTCTCACCGAGACTTTGATAAAATGGTGGAAAAGTACATTCCTCCCAAAGACCTGGCAACCGTCAGGGACACCGTCGTCACTCTGAAGACTAAG GTACAGGAAGCCAAGAGGGAATACGGCAATGTAAGAGAACTCAGGGAGGTTGAAAACAAGATGtgtagctgcattctggatcagtggTTGCAGTG TATTCAAGAGGGGACATTACTGCTCATTATGTGCTGCCTCAAAACCCACGGGGGGTggtgcaaaaacattttgg ATTGA